Proteins encoded by one window of Lates calcarifer isolate ASB-BC8 linkage group LG7_1, TLL_Latcal_v3, whole genome shotgun sequence:
- the zgc:153284 gene encoding SH3 domain-binding glutamic acid-rich-like protein 3 — MAITVFYSSVSGSLEMKKRQDRIISVLSSKNIPYKLVDISQNSDMKDLMRQRAGNPTALPPQICNGDVYCGDFIAFENAIEMEELDAFLKL, encoded by the exons ATGGCGATCACAGTGTTTTACTCCAGTGTGTCCGGCTCTCTGGAG ATGAAGAAACGTCAAGATAGAATCATCTCTGTCCTGTCCTCCAAGAATATCCCTTATAAACTGGTGGACATTTCTCAGAACTCTGACATGAAGGATTTAATGAGACAGAGGGCAGGGAACCCAACTGCACTGCCACCACAAATATGTAACGGGGATGTCTACTGCGGA gACTTCATCGCGTTTGAGAATGCAATCGAGATGGAAGAATTAGATGCGTTTCTCAAACTTTAA
- the rps12 gene encoding 40S ribosomal protein S12 gives MTSSLPAAREEDRNFKSTIHRKSTMAEEGIAAGGVMDVNTALPEVLKTALIHDGLARGIREAAKALDKRQAHLCVLAANCDEPMYVKLVEALCAEHQINLIKVDDNKKLGEWVGLCKIDREGKPRKVVGCSCVVVKDYGKESQAKDVIEEYFKAKK, from the exons ATGACGTCCTCTTTACCCGCTGCCCGAGAGGAGGATAGG AACTTTAAGTCCACCATCCATCGCAAATCTACAATGGCCGAGGAAGG CATCGCTGCCGGAGGTGTGATGGATGTCAACACCGCTCTCCCTGAAGTGCTCAAGACCGCACTTATCCACGATGGCCTCGCCCGTGGTATCCGTGAGGCCGCCAAGGCTTTGGACAA GCGCCAGGCCCATCTCTGCGTCCTTGCAGCCAACTGCGACGAGCCCATGTATGTCAAGCTGGTGGAGGCCCTCTGCGCTGAGCATCAGATCAACCTGATCAAG gTTGACGACAACAAGAAGCTCGGTGAGTGGGTTGGTCTGTGCAAGATCGACCGTGAAGGCAAACCCCGCAAGGTGGTGGGCTGCAGCTGCGTCGTGGTCAAG GACTATGGCAAGGAGTCTCAAGCCAAGGATGTGATTGAGGAATACTTCAAAGCCAAGAAATGA
- the eya4 gene encoding LOW QUALITY PROTEIN: eyes absent homolog 4 (The sequence of the model RefSeq protein was modified relative to this genomic sequence to represent the inferred CDS: deleted 1 base in 1 codon): MEASQDLNEQMVKKSHSESHVPDPSDARSMEMQDLASPHNRVGGGDSTGSKLDKNNLGSPSITTNGTGGENMTVLNTADWLLGCSSPPPAPGSKDYVKTEPMNNSDTVTTTGDTALDTYAGSVITSSGYSPRSAHQYSPPLYPSKPYPHILSTPAAPPMPTYTGQPQFSSMQQSTVYSYSQTGQAFTGLSTYDLGVMLPGIKTESGLAQSQSPLQTGLSYSPGFTTPQPGQTAYSPYQMPGSSFTPSSGLYATNNSVSNPANYTATQQDYHSFTTFGQNQYPQYYSAPTYGTYMTSNSVDGTGSTAAYQLQDPTPALTGQAAELHPGDFDTVQSPSTPIKELDDRACRSGGSKSRGRGRKNNPSPPPDSDLERVFVWDLDETIIVFHSLLTGSYAQKYGKDPPMAVTLGLRMEEMIFNLADTHLFFNDLEECDQVHIDDVSSDDNGQDLSTYSFATDGFHAAATSANLCLATGVRGGVDWMRKLAFRYRRVKELYSTYKNNVGGLLGPAKRDAWLQLRAEVEALTDSWLTHALKSLSIISSRSNCVNVLVTTTQLIPALAKVLLYSLGSVFPIENIYSATKIGKESCFERIVSRFGTNITYVVIGDGKDEEHAASQHNMPFWRISSHSDLLALHQALEFEYL, from the exons GTGAAGAAGTCACACAGTGAATCTCATGTTCCAGACCCTTCGGACGCCAG GTCTATGGAAATGCAGGACCTAGCCAGTCCTCATAACCGCGTGGGAGGTGGAGATTCGACAGGCTCCAAGCTAGACAAGAACAACCTTGGCAGTCCCTCCATCACCACCAATGGAACAGGAG GTGAAAATATGACCGTTCTAAACACGGCTGATTGGCTGTTGGGCTGCAGCAGCCCGCCCCCAGCCCCGGGCTCCAAGGACTATG TGAAAACAGAGCCTATGAACAACAGCGATACAGTCACTACGACAGGCGACACAGCACTGGACACATACGCAGGCTCAG TAATCACCAGCAGCGGGTACAGCCCTCGTTCAGCCCACCAGTACTCCCCCCCTCTTTACCCTTCGAA GCCCTACCCTCACATCCTCTCCACACCTGCAGCCCCTCCCATGCCGACGTACACCGGTCAGCCCCAGTTTAGCAGCATGCAGCAGTCAACCGTCTACAGTTACTCCCAGACAGGCCAGGCCTTCACAGGACTGTCCACCTATG ACCTTGGTGTGATGCTGCCAGGAATCAAGACAGAGAGCGGCCTGGCCCAGAGTCAGTCTCCTCTGCAGACAGGCCTCAGCTACAGTCCCGGCTTCACCACACCTCAGCCTGGACAGACCGCGTACTCTCCCTATCAGATGCCAG gTTCCAGTTTCACTCCTTCCTCAGGCCTCTACGCCACCAACAACTCAGTGTCCAACCCCGCCAACTACACTGCCACACAGCAG GATTATCACTCATTTACGACGTTTGGCCAAAACCAGTACCCCCAGTATTATTCCGCCCCCACTTACGGGACATATATGACCTCCAACAGCGTGGATGGCACAGGCTCCACAGCGGCCTACCAGCTGCAAGATCCCACCCCCGCC TTGACCGGACAGGCTGCGGAACTTCACCCAG GGGACTTTGACACGGTGCAGAGCCCCTCAACGCCCATCAAAGAGCTGGACGACCGAGCCTGCCGGAGTGGGGGGTCCAAGTCCCGGGGCAGAGGCCGCAAGAACAACCCTTCCCCTCCCCCTGATAGTGACCTGGAG agagtgtttgtgtgggatCTGGACGAGACAATCATTGTCTTCCATTCTCTTCTTACTGGCTCTTACGCACAGAAATATGGCAAG GACCCTCCCATGGCGGTAACGCTGGGTCTGAGGATGGAGGAGATGATCTTCAACTTGGCCGACACACACTTATTCTTTAATGACCTGGAG GAATGTGATCAGGTACATATTGATGATGTATCGTCAGATGACAATGGCCAGGACTTAAG TACTTACAGTTTTGCAACTGATGGCTTCCATGCAGCTGCAACCAGCGCCAACCTGTGCCTGGCTACGGGTGTCCGCGGCGGGGTCGACTGGATGAGGAAACTGGCCTTCCGCTACCGACGAGTCAAAGAGTTGTATAGcacatacaaaaacaatgtGGGGG GCCTGCTGGGTCCGGCAAAGAGAGACGcctggctgcagctcagagcGGAGGTCGAGGCTCTGACCGACTCCTGGCTCACCCACGCACTCAAGTCCTTGTCCATCATCAGCTCCAG GAGtaactgtgtaaatgtgttggTGACCACAACGCAGCTCATACCAGCGCTGGCTAAAGTTCTCTTATATAGTCTGGGATCTGTTTTCCCTATCGAGAATATTTACAGTGCAACAAAAATAG GCAAAGAGAGCTGTTTTGAGCGTATAGTCTCCCGCTTTGGCACTAACATTACATATGTTGTGATTGGCGATGGGAAGGATGAAGAGCATGCAGCCAGCCAG CACAACATGCCTTTCTGGAGGATATCCAGTCACTCTGACCTGCTGGCATTACACCAAGCACTGGAGTTTGAGTACCTGTAA